In one window of Lampris incognitus isolate fLamInc1 chromosome 3, fLamInc1.hap2, whole genome shotgun sequence DNA:
- the bcl6aa gene encoding BCL6A transcription repressor a, which translates to MQEVSRKALPELDKMACAADSCIQFTRHASDVLLNLNRLRSRDILTDVTILVNRQQFRAHKTVLMACSGLFYTIFTDSHKCNLNAISLDPKVDPEGFAILLEFMYTSRLTLKESLIVAIMNTAIYLQMDHVVDTCHRFIKSSDPSAKLPRDEFLVSPLVLPQDVHAYRPHDMVDSLHSRVAPFRDGRPYASNMFSGMSTPSNYHLYGQFPMPGFPFPLCKLTDTKNVFADLSKNGLHHKHCSPHDNTIRAEYSRAVGTSSSSIIHSATYASREVGRDDEMRKENHESVGQPIGLGPRKRMFPVLPLEQQKETGKEHGPQAEEDMIHQHYPLGISSAGRKSLMSSPQSPLKSDCQPNSPTESSSSKNAGLSQTTQTQQGTQDPKARNWKKYKFIVLNQSAKEDEAGLRDPGLRSPQRLGLQPYLHTSDSENLDPQTTTKNSEHSEDLPVPQASRLNSIINRALEGSQRSSDGHPPHYLSHLNCVSCGSQSPQHSEVCPNTAGSRLAEEMAELHSEYSDSSCENGTFFCNECDLKFAEDEALKQHMLQVHSDKPYKCDRCQAAFRYKGNLASHKTVHTGEKPYRCNICGAQFNRPANLKTHTRIHSGEKPYKCETCGARFVQVAHLRAHVLIHTGEKPYPCEICGTRFRHLQTLKSHLRIHTGEKPYHCEKCNLHFRHKSQLRLHLRQKHGAITNTKIQYRMSATDMPTDLTKTC; encoded by the exons ATGCAAGAAGTTTCTAGGAAAGCGCTACCAG AACTTGACAAAATGGCTTGCGCAGCAGACAGCTGCATCCAATTCACACGCCATGCAAGTGATGTTCTACTCAACCTGAATCGGCTGCGCAGCAGGGATATTCTCACAGATGTCACCATCTTGGTCAACAGACAGCAATTTCGCGCACACAAGACTGTTCTGATGGCTTGCAG TGGACTGTTTTACACCATCTTTACTGACTCCCACAAGTGCAACCTTAATGCTATCAGCCTGGACCCAAAAGTGGACCCAGAAGGGTTTGCCATTCTCCTGGAGTTCATGTACACCTCCCGTCTCACGCTGAAAGAGAGCCTGATCGTGGCAATCATGAATACGGCAATCTATTTGCAGATGGACCATGTTGTGGACACGTGCCACAGATTCATCAAATCCAG TGATCCATCAGCCAAGCTGCCCAGAGATGAGTTTTTGGTCAGTCCCTTGGTTTTACCTCAGGATGTCCATGCCTATCGGCCCCATGACATGGTCGACAGTTTGCACAGCCGAGTTGCCCCATTCAGGGATGGGAGGCCCTACGCTTCAAACATGTTCAGCGGGATGAGTACCCCCAGCAATTATCATCTCTATGGTCAGTTTCCTATGCCAGGATTCCCTTTCCCTCTCTGCAAACTGACTGATACCAAAAATGTGTTTGCTGACCTCTCAAAGAATGGTCTCCACCATAAGCATTGTTCTCCACATGACAATACCATCAGGGCAGAATATTCTAGGGCAGTTGGCACTAGCTCCTCTAGCATTATTCACTCTGCCACATATGCCTCCAGGGAGGTAGGAAGAGACGATGAGATGAGAAAGGAAAACCATGAATCGGTAGGACAGCCCATCGGTCTCGGCCCTAGGAAGCGTATGTTTCCTGTGTTGCCACTGGAGCAACAGAAGGAGACGGGTAAAGAGCATGGTCCTCAAGCAGAGGAAGACATGATCCATCAGCATTACCCCCTGGGGATATCCTCGGCTGGACGAAAGAGCCTGATGAGCAGTCCCCAGAGTCCGCTCAAATCTGACTGCCAGCCCAACTCCCCTACTGAGTCGAGCAGTAGCAAGAACGCTGGCCTCTCCCAAACGACCCAAACCCAGCAGGGCACACAGGACCCCAAGGCTCGCAACTGGAAGAAGTACAAGTTCATTGTGCTGAACCAGAGTGCTAAGGAGGACGAGGCTGGGCTGCGGGATCCTGGGCTGCGCTCGCCTCAGCGGCTTGGCCTGCAGCCCTACCTCCATACCAGCGACTCTGAAAACCTTGACCCGCAAACCACAACCAAGAATAGTGAGCACAGCGAGGATCTGCCCGTACCTCAGGCTAGTCGCCTCAACAGCATCATCAACAG AGCACTGGAGGGATCACAGAGGAGTAGTGATGGCCACCCTCCTCACTACCTTAGCCACTTGAATTGTGTATCCTGTGGTTCGCAGTCCCCACAGCACTCGGAAGTCTGTCCCAACACCGCTGGGTCTCGCTTAGCagaggagatggcagagttgcATTCAGAGTACTCGGATTCCAGCTGTG AAAATGGAACATTCTTTTGCAATGAATGTGACTTAAAGTTTGCTGAGGATGAAGCCCTGAAACAGCACATGCTTCAAGTGCACAGTGACAAGCCATACAAGTGTGACCGCTGTCAAGCAGCTTTCCGCTACAAGGGCAATCTTGCCAGCCACAAGACTGTCCACACGG GGGAGAAGCCGTATCGTTGTAATATCTGTGGTGCTCAGTTCAACAGACCAGCAAACCTCAAAACTCATACACGCATTCACTCAGGAGAGAAGCCATACAAATGTGAGACGTGTGGAGCTCGTTTTGTACAG GTTGCTCATCTCCGTGCCCATGTGTTGATCCACACGGGTGAGAAGCCATATCCATGCGAAATCTGTGGAACACGCTTCCGCCATCTTCAGACTTTGAAGAGTCACTTGCGTATACACACAGGAGAAAAACCCTACCAT TGTGAGAAATGCAACTTGCACTTCCGCCACAAGAGTCAGCTACGACTGCACCTTCGACAGAAGCACGGCGCAATCACCAACACAAAGATCCAATACCGCATGTCGGCGACAGACATGCCAACCGACTTGACAAAGACATGTTGA